A genomic stretch from Aedes albopictus strain Foshan chromosome 2, AalbF5, whole genome shotgun sequence includes:
- the LOC134288486 gene encoding uncharacterized protein LOC134288486 isoform X2 encodes MAFQKRRIIWILMAIAIEQTCGIYDPRTNSGPNRNMMPQIHGDYTSNQQPVYVPAVTTTTRTEPLIQKQRAEKLQSSYTGYGNENAILDASNPKLKNSQNFENADSFTGLQCPPLQSGQFVYIMDCRQYLNCWKGRGYIQSCAPGTLFNPETSQCDQPSKVNCITSNTMDGYQSLARLRKPKNSQLASYVQEDYDDSRYGQPTAALEVRCPPHVIGLRAHPTDCRKFLNCNDGATVIQDCGPGTAFNPAISVCDHIYKVDCNRNENLIHHGSTKQTNPDAEEIDVESVSYDIDVRFRGDDEPAFSTVPSIPLQASRPIYQRPASSDIRPVYVAPPTTTPATTTPKMNQANTRFNPTYYQKVTPNPRESTVGSTELPLSEALKMLLKPFMGNKDVDINMTSLNTKMSSTTPPADLNVLGINQSPKPSNKTSAYIASPYEINSQLGGYQSVVYGMPTYRPPVPFHPSFNSQNFNRQHASSPITPQQHQQKQQPQQFYPVFRPRATTTSPPVRSRFGEESSQWRPMATVTTTKRPTTTADPCEGKFLCDNGRCIDQAKVCNGKNDCANRADERNCSHLGYEVRLSNKHHGRVEVKILDKWGYVCDDNFSLEAANVLCRELGYETGALELKPHSFYPPNAAMMRDGSPVFIMDEVRCSGNETSLRECDFAGWGVHDCNAEEVLGVVCKTPKMTCPLDYWLCDTSAECVPVGFLCDNVNDCADGSDESVAHCNAPLEMRLVEGPTKQEGRVEVKYRGIWGTICDDDFGIQEARVVCRQLGFNGTAEVRKNKYKQGTGQIWLDQVACSGNETSIDDCIHWHWGEHNCGHGEDVGVKCGLTVQAPRPTSAQLRAAGKSFKLDFVEKSSKIYPDSCGQLQINPNLVKPTYGSRVVHGGETVYGHHPWQAALRAKKQGKSVHWCGAVLISKYHILTAAHCLIGYPKGAYMIRIGDYNTDALEQAEIDIFIEDYYIHEEFRVGHHMNNDIAVVLLKTPIRFSEYVQPVCLPAKSQPYQEGMNCTISGWGSTQSGSSVHSLELRAAKVPLLSDATCNKPEVYGNNITEGMFCAGTLDGGVDACEGDSGGPLVCASSRGHTLYGIISWGLHCGYANKPGVYVKVAHYLDWIEQKLKQSQHTYGV; translated from the exons ATGGCATTCCAGAAACGAAGGATAATCTGGATACTGATGGCGATCGCCATCGAACAGACGTGTGGT ATCTACGATCCACGAACCAACTCGGGTCCTAACAGGAACATGATGCCTCAAATTCACGGCGATTACA CTTCCAATCAACAACCTGTGTACGTACCGGCGGTAACGACCACTACCAGAACAGAGCCGCTGATCCAGAAGCAAAGGGCCGAGAAGCTACAGTCATCCTACACCGGATACGGGAATGAAAATGCTATCTTAGATGCGAGTAATCCAAAACTGAAGAACAGCCAGAATTTTGAAAATGCGGACAGCTTCACTGGACTGCAGTGTCCGCCGCTTCAGTCGGGTCAGTTCGTGTACATTATGGATTGTAGGCAGTACCTGAACTGCTGGAAAGGCCGTGGTTACATACAGAGTTGCGCTCCAGGGACGTTGTTTAATCCGGAAACGAGTCAATGTGACCAGCCGTCGAAGGTCAACTGTATTACGTCCAACACGATGGATGGCTATCAAAGCTTAGCTAGGCTTAGAAAACCAAAAAACTCCCAGTTGGCGTCGTATGTCCAGGAAGATTATGACGACTCTAGGTATGGACAGCCGACAGCAGCTCTGGAAGTTCGATGTCCACCTCATGTTATAGGTCTGAGGGCACATCCCACTGACTGTAGAAAGTTTTTGAACTGCAATGACGGAGCGACTGTGATTCAGGATTGTGGACCAGGTACGGCCTTCAACCCGGCGATTTCGGTATGTGATCATATCTACAAAGTTGATTGTAATAGAAATGAGAATTTGATCCATCACGGGTCAACCAAACAAACCAATCCGGACGCGGAGGAAATCGATGTTGAGAGCGTCAGCTATGACATCGACGTACGGTTCCGAGGGGATGACGAACCAGCATTCAGCACCGTTCCTAGTATTCCACTTCAAGCTTCAAGACCTATCTATCAACGACCAGCTTCCAGTGATATAAGACCAGTTTACGTAGCCCCTCCAACAACTACTCCAGCTACCACGACTCCCAAGATGAACCAAGCAAATACAAGGTTCAATCCCACTTACTACCAAAAGGTTACTCCTAACCCACGAGAGTCGACAGTCGGCTCTACGGAATTACCTCTGAGTGAAGCTTTAAAAATGCTGCTCAAGCCATTCATGGGAAATAAGGACGTCGACATCAACATGACCAGTCTTAATACCAAGATGAGTTCTACGACTCCACCAGCAGATCTTAACGTTCTTGGAATAAACCAAAGCCCCAAGCCATCCAACAAGACTTCCGCTTACATTGCATCTCCGTACGAAATCAACTCACAGCTCGGTGGATATCAATCCGTAGTCTACGGTATGCCAACCTACCGGCCCCCAGTACCATTCCACCCCTCGTTCAACAGCCAGAACTTCAACCGTCAACATGCCTCGTCGCCGATTACCCCTCAACAGCATCAACAGAAACAACAGCCCCAACAGTTCTACCCTGTGTTCCGGCCCCGTGCCACTACGACCAGTCCTCCCGTTAGAAGCCGATTCGGTGAAGAATCCTCCCAGTGGCGTCCAATGGCTACGGTTACAACAACTAAACGACCCACGACAACTGCCGATCCATGCGAGGGTAAGTTCCTTTGTGACAACGGAAGGTGCATCGATCAGGCCAAGGTCTGCAACGGCAAGAACGACTGCGCGAATCGGGCTGACGAACGCAACTGTAGCCATCTCGGGTACGAAGTTCGGCTGTCGAATAAACACCACGGACGGGTCGAGGTGAAGATCTTGGACAAGTGGGGCTACGTCTGTGACGACAACTTCAGTCTGGAAGCCGCCAATGTGCTCTGCCGGGAGCTCGGTTATGAAACGGGTGCCTTGGAGTTGAAACCTCACTCGTTCTACCCACCGAACGCTGCCATGATGCGGGACGGCAGTCCGGTGTTCATTATGGACGAAGTCCGGTGCAGCGGAAACGAGACTTCGTTGAGGGAATGTGACTTTGCCGGGTGGGGCGTTCACGACTGCAATGCCGAGGAAGTGCTGGGTGTGGTTTGCAAGACTCCGAAGATGACCTGCCCGCTGGATTATTGGCTGTGTGATACGTCGGCGGAATGCGTCCCGGTGGGATTCCTGTGCGACAACGTCAACGACTGCGCCGATGGTTCGGACGAAAGCGTTGCGCATTGCAAT GCACCCCTAGAGATGAGACTAGTGGAAGGTCCAACGAAACAGGAAGGTCGTGTCGAGGTGAAATACCGTGGAATCTGGGGTACCATTTGTGATGACGACTTCGGCATTCAGGAAGCTCGCGTAGTCTGTCGCCAGCTAGGGTTCAACGGTACGGCAGAAGTTCGCAAGAACAAGTACAAACAAGGCACCGGACAAATTTGGTTGGATCAGGTGGCTTGCAGTGGTAACGAGACTTCGATTGACGACTGTATCCACTGGCACTGGGGAGAGCACAACTGTGGCCACGGTGAAGATGTGGGCGTAAAATGCGGCCTTACGGTGCAGGCTCCCCGGCCAACGTCGGCGCAGCTTCGTGCCGCCGGAAAGTCGTTCAAGCTCGATTTTGTCGAGAAGTCCAGCAAAATTTATCCGGATAGCTGCGGGCAGTTGCAAATCAACCCAAACCTAGTAAAGCCTACCTACGGCTCTCGAGTGGTTCACGGTGGAGAAACTGTCTACGGTCATCATCCGTGGCAGGCGGCTTTGAGGGCAAAGAAGCAAGGAAAATCGGTCCACTGGTGTGGGGCAGTTTTGATTTCCAAGTACCACATTCTGACGGCAGCTCACTGTCTGATCGGTTATCCCAAGGGAGCCTACATGATCCGTATCGGTGACTACAATACGGATGCACTGGAACAGGCCGAGATCGACATCTTCATCGAAGATTACTACATTCACGAAGAGTTCCGAGTTGGGCATCATATGAACAACGACATTGCCGTGGTGCTGCTGAAGACACCGATTCGGTTTAGCGAGTATGTCCAGCCGGTTTGTCTACCGGCGAAGAGTCAACCGTACCAGGAGGGAATGAATTGTACAATCTCCGGATGGGGTTCAACGCAGTCCGGTTCGTCAG tgcactcactggAGCTGCGAGCAGCTAAGGTGCCTCTACTTTCGGACGCCACGTGCAACAAACCGGAAGTCTATGGAAACAACATCACCGAAGGAATGTTCTGCGCCGGTACGCTGGACGGTGGCGTAGATGCCTGCGAGGGCGATTCCGGTGGCCCGTTGGTATGCGCCAGTAGCC GTGGCCACACACTGTACGGAATCATATCCTGGGGCCTGCACTGCGGCTACGCTAACAAACCGGGAGTTTACGTCAAGGTGGCTCACTATCTGGATTGGATCGAGCAAAAGCTAAAACAATCGCAACACACGTATGGAGTATAG
- the LOC134288486 gene encoding uncharacterized protein LOC134288486 isoform X1, translating to MAFQKRRIIWILMAIAIEQTCGIYDPRTNSGPNRNMMPQIHGDYSKVHTHKSRAYEPNYARSDHNLHYHSSAASNQQPVYVPAVTTTTRTEPLIQKQRAEKLQSSYTGYGNENAILDASNPKLKNSQNFENADSFTGLQCPPLQSGQFVYIMDCRQYLNCWKGRGYIQSCAPGTLFNPETSQCDQPSKVNCITSNTMDGYQSLARLRKPKNSQLASYVQEDYDDSRYGQPTAALEVRCPPHVIGLRAHPTDCRKFLNCNDGATVIQDCGPGTAFNPAISVCDHIYKVDCNRNENLIHHGSTKQTNPDAEEIDVESVSYDIDVRFRGDDEPAFSTVPSIPLQASRPIYQRPASSDIRPVYVAPPTTTPATTTPKMNQANTRFNPTYYQKVTPNPRESTVGSTELPLSEALKMLLKPFMGNKDVDINMTSLNTKMSSTTPPADLNVLGINQSPKPSNKTSAYIASPYEINSQLGGYQSVVYGMPTYRPPVPFHPSFNSQNFNRQHASSPITPQQHQQKQQPQQFYPVFRPRATTTSPPVRSRFGEESSQWRPMATVTTTKRPTTTADPCEGKFLCDNGRCIDQAKVCNGKNDCANRADERNCSHLGYEVRLSNKHHGRVEVKILDKWGYVCDDNFSLEAANVLCRELGYETGALELKPHSFYPPNAAMMRDGSPVFIMDEVRCSGNETSLRECDFAGWGVHDCNAEEVLGVVCKTPKMTCPLDYWLCDTSAECVPVGFLCDNVNDCADGSDESVAHCNAPLEMRLVEGPTKQEGRVEVKYRGIWGTICDDDFGIQEARVVCRQLGFNGTAEVRKNKYKQGTGQIWLDQVACSGNETSIDDCIHWHWGEHNCGHGEDVGVKCGLTVQAPRPTSAQLRAAGKSFKLDFVEKSSKIYPDSCGQLQINPNLVKPTYGSRVVHGGETVYGHHPWQAALRAKKQGKSVHWCGAVLISKYHILTAAHCLIGYPKGAYMIRIGDYNTDALEQAEIDIFIEDYYIHEEFRVGHHMNNDIAVVLLKTPIRFSEYVQPVCLPAKSQPYQEGMNCTISGWGSTQSGSSVHSLELRAAKVPLLSDATCNKPEVYGNNITEGMFCAGTLDGGVDACEGDSGGPLVCASSRGHTLYGIISWGLHCGYANKPGVYVKVAHYLDWIEQKLKQSQHTYGV from the exons ATGGCATTCCAGAAACGAAGGATAATCTGGATACTGATGGCGATCGCCATCGAACAGACGTGTGGT ATCTACGATCCACGAACCAACTCGGGTCCTAACAGGAACATGATGCCTCAAATTCACGGCGATTACAGTAAGGTCCACACTCACAAGTCACGAGCGTATGAACCAAACTACGCCCGAAGTGACCATAACCTCCACTATCACTCATCCGCAGCTTCCAATCAACAACCTGTGTACGTACCGGCGGTAACGACCACTACCAGAACAGAGCCGCTGATCCAGAAGCAAAGGGCCGAGAAGCTACAGTCATCCTACACCGGATACGGGAATGAAAATGCTATCTTAGATGCGAGTAATCCAAAACTGAAGAACAGCCAGAATTTTGAAAATGCGGACAGCTTCACTGGACTGCAGTGTCCGCCGCTTCAGTCGGGTCAGTTCGTGTACATTATGGATTGTAGGCAGTACCTGAACTGCTGGAAAGGCCGTGGTTACATACAGAGTTGCGCTCCAGGGACGTTGTTTAATCCGGAAACGAGTCAATGTGACCAGCCGTCGAAGGTCAACTGTATTACGTCCAACACGATGGATGGCTATCAAAGCTTAGCTAGGCTTAGAAAACCAAAAAACTCCCAGTTGGCGTCGTATGTCCAGGAAGATTATGACGACTCTAGGTATGGACAGCCGACAGCAGCTCTGGAAGTTCGATGTCCACCTCATGTTATAGGTCTGAGGGCACATCCCACTGACTGTAGAAAGTTTTTGAACTGCAATGACGGAGCGACTGTGATTCAGGATTGTGGACCAGGTACGGCCTTCAACCCGGCGATTTCGGTATGTGATCATATCTACAAAGTTGATTGTAATAGAAATGAGAATTTGATCCATCACGGGTCAACCAAACAAACCAATCCGGACGCGGAGGAAATCGATGTTGAGAGCGTCAGCTATGACATCGACGTACGGTTCCGAGGGGATGACGAACCAGCATTCAGCACCGTTCCTAGTATTCCACTTCAAGCTTCAAGACCTATCTATCAACGACCAGCTTCCAGTGATATAAGACCAGTTTACGTAGCCCCTCCAACAACTACTCCAGCTACCACGACTCCCAAGATGAACCAAGCAAATACAAGGTTCAATCCCACTTACTACCAAAAGGTTACTCCTAACCCACGAGAGTCGACAGTCGGCTCTACGGAATTACCTCTGAGTGAAGCTTTAAAAATGCTGCTCAAGCCATTCATGGGAAATAAGGACGTCGACATCAACATGACCAGTCTTAATACCAAGATGAGTTCTACGACTCCACCAGCAGATCTTAACGTTCTTGGAATAAACCAAAGCCCCAAGCCATCCAACAAGACTTCCGCTTACATTGCATCTCCGTACGAAATCAACTCACAGCTCGGTGGATATCAATCCGTAGTCTACGGTATGCCAACCTACCGGCCCCCAGTACCATTCCACCCCTCGTTCAACAGCCAGAACTTCAACCGTCAACATGCCTCGTCGCCGATTACCCCTCAACAGCATCAACAGAAACAACAGCCCCAACAGTTCTACCCTGTGTTCCGGCCCCGTGCCACTACGACCAGTCCTCCCGTTAGAAGCCGATTCGGTGAAGAATCCTCCCAGTGGCGTCCAATGGCTACGGTTACAACAACTAAACGACCCACGACAACTGCCGATCCATGCGAGGGTAAGTTCCTTTGTGACAACGGAAGGTGCATCGATCAGGCCAAGGTCTGCAACGGCAAGAACGACTGCGCGAATCGGGCTGACGAACGCAACTGTAGCCATCTCGGGTACGAAGTTCGGCTGTCGAATAAACACCACGGACGGGTCGAGGTGAAGATCTTGGACAAGTGGGGCTACGTCTGTGACGACAACTTCAGTCTGGAAGCCGCCAATGTGCTCTGCCGGGAGCTCGGTTATGAAACGGGTGCCTTGGAGTTGAAACCTCACTCGTTCTACCCACCGAACGCTGCCATGATGCGGGACGGCAGTCCGGTGTTCATTATGGACGAAGTCCGGTGCAGCGGAAACGAGACTTCGTTGAGGGAATGTGACTTTGCCGGGTGGGGCGTTCACGACTGCAATGCCGAGGAAGTGCTGGGTGTGGTTTGCAAGACTCCGAAGATGACCTGCCCGCTGGATTATTGGCTGTGTGATACGTCGGCGGAATGCGTCCCGGTGGGATTCCTGTGCGACAACGTCAACGACTGCGCCGATGGTTCGGACGAAAGCGTTGCGCATTGCAAT GCACCCCTAGAGATGAGACTAGTGGAAGGTCCAACGAAACAGGAAGGTCGTGTCGAGGTGAAATACCGTGGAATCTGGGGTACCATTTGTGATGACGACTTCGGCATTCAGGAAGCTCGCGTAGTCTGTCGCCAGCTAGGGTTCAACGGTACGGCAGAAGTTCGCAAGAACAAGTACAAACAAGGCACCGGACAAATTTGGTTGGATCAGGTGGCTTGCAGTGGTAACGAGACTTCGATTGACGACTGTATCCACTGGCACTGGGGAGAGCACAACTGTGGCCACGGTGAAGATGTGGGCGTAAAATGCGGCCTTACGGTGCAGGCTCCCCGGCCAACGTCGGCGCAGCTTCGTGCCGCCGGAAAGTCGTTCAAGCTCGATTTTGTCGAGAAGTCCAGCAAAATTTATCCGGATAGCTGCGGGCAGTTGCAAATCAACCCAAACCTAGTAAAGCCTACCTACGGCTCTCGAGTGGTTCACGGTGGAGAAACTGTCTACGGTCATCATCCGTGGCAGGCGGCTTTGAGGGCAAAGAAGCAAGGAAAATCGGTCCACTGGTGTGGGGCAGTTTTGATTTCCAAGTACCACATTCTGACGGCAGCTCACTGTCTGATCGGTTATCCCAAGGGAGCCTACATGATCCGTATCGGTGACTACAATACGGATGCACTGGAACAGGCCGAGATCGACATCTTCATCGAAGATTACTACATTCACGAAGAGTTCCGAGTTGGGCATCATATGAACAACGACATTGCCGTGGTGCTGCTGAAGACACCGATTCGGTTTAGCGAGTATGTCCAGCCGGTTTGTCTACCGGCGAAGAGTCAACCGTACCAGGAGGGAATGAATTGTACAATCTCCGGATGGGGTTCAACGCAGTCCGGTTCGTCAG tgcactcactggAGCTGCGAGCAGCTAAGGTGCCTCTACTTTCGGACGCCACGTGCAACAAACCGGAAGTCTATGGAAACAACATCACCGAAGGAATGTTCTGCGCCGGTACGCTGGACGGTGGCGTAGATGCCTGCGAGGGCGATTCCGGTGGCCCGTTGGTATGCGCCAGTAGCC GTGGCCACACACTGTACGGAATCATATCCTGGGGCCTGCACTGCGGCTACGCTAACAAACCGGGAGTTTACGTCAAGGTGGCTCACTATCTGGATTGGATCGAGCAAAAGCTAAAACAATCGCAACACACGTATGGAGTATAG